TTTGGAATGCGGGTAGCGCCCAAACGTCACCAGATCGCGCACGGTCAGGCGTGAATTGATCGCGTTCTCTTGCCTTAAGATCGAAAGGCGTTTTGCCAGCACATCGCCCGGCGTGGTTGAAACATCCAGCCCATCTACAGTGACACGGCCTTCATCCATTGGCAGCAGGCGACTGACCATCGAAAGCAAAGTCGATTTTCCAGCGCCATTTGGCCCGATGATCGAGGTAATGCCACGCGCTGGCAATTTGAGCGTGACATCATCGACAACGATTGCATCGCTATAGGATTTGCTGACTTTGTTTATTTCGATCAACGTGCGTTCCCCCTGACGAGAAGGATAATAAAGACGAGCCCGCCCAGAAACTCGATGATGACACTGAGCGCGGTGTTGAATGAGAAAACGCGCTCAAGAATGGTTTGACCGCCGACAATACAAAGGATTGCCAGCAAGACGGCGACGGGCAACACGACGCGGTGCTTTGACGAACCAGCAATCATGTAAGCGAGATTGGCGACCAACAGGCCGAAGAAGGTTATCGGCCCAACAAGGGCAGTCGATACGGAAACAAGGATCGTAACGATCAGCAGAATGCGGTGCACAACTCGACGATGATCGACGCCCAGATTGATGGCTGGGTCGCGGCCAAGTGCCAGAATGTCGAACATATTGAGAAAGCGCAGACCGTAAACTGTGACTATCGCCACAATGATTGCCGCAAGAAGCAGAATATCCGCATTAACACTGTTGAAGCTTGCAAAGAAGCGGTCCTGAAGTACGGCGAATTCGTTCGGGTCGATCATCCTCTGCATGAGGTTCGACAGGCTTCGGAAAAAGACACCAAAGACAATCCCGACAAGCATGACGAGATGCAGGCTGCGAGCAGCGCCCGAAAACAGCCATGCATAGAGCGTGCTGGCAAAAACCACCATAATGGCGGTTTCGGCAAAGAAACGCGCATTGGGTCCGATCCCGTTCACATGGATGGCACCAACTGCAAAGACTGCAAGTGTCTGGATCAAAATATAAAGTGCATCAAACCCCATGATCGAGGGTGTGAGGATGCGGTTATTTGTGACTGTCTGGAACAGTACCGTCGAGACCGCAATCGAATAGGCAACAAGCACCATTGCCGCAAGCTTGGTGCCTCGAAAGCTTAAGATGAAAGACCAACTACCTTTTGCACCCAGCGTCATGAAGGCGATGCAGGAAGCAATAACAAGGATTGCAAGAAGCGCGATGATTATGCCGGGACGTTTAAGCAAGGCGTGATCCCCGGCGCAAAAGCAGATAGAGGAAGATCGCACTGCCGACGACGCCCATCATGGTACCGATGGGGATTTCATAAGGAAAGCGGACCAGGCGCCCGACGATATCGCAGGCAAGTACAAGACCCGCACCCAGCACAGCCACCCATGGCACGGAACGGCGCATGTTATCGCCAATGAACATGCTCACCACATTGGGCACGATAAGCCCCAGAAACGGGATCATGCCTACTGTTACAACCACACAGGCGCTGACCATTGAAACGATCACAAGCCCCAGTGTTACGACGCGGCGATAGTTTAGGCCGAGGTTGGTTGTGAAATCCTCGCCCATACCGGCAACCGTGAACCGGTCAGCCGCGATATAGGCAATGACGGT
The genomic region above belongs to Ochrobactrum quorumnocens and contains:
- a CDS encoding iron chelate uptake ABC transporter family permease subunit — translated: MLKRPGIIIALLAILVIASCIAFMTLGAKGSWSFILSFRGTKLAAMVLVAYSIAVSTVLFQTVTNNRILTPSIMGFDALYILIQTLAVFAVGAIHVNGIGPNARFFAETAIMVVFASTLYAWLFSGAARSLHLVMLVGIVFGVFFRSLSNLMQRMIDPNEFAVLQDRFFASFNSVNADILLLAAIIVAIVTVYGLRFLNMFDILALGRDPAINLGVDHRRVVHRILLIVTILVSVSTALVGPITFFGLLVANLAYMIAGSSKHRVVLPVAVLLAILCIVGGQTILERVFSFNTALSVIIEFLGGLVFIILLVRGNAR